A section of the Mycobacterium sp. 3519A genome encodes:
- a CDS encoding glycosyltransferase has translation MAASPTPLTIMFWPESAYGPTNQCIGLAAILRDRGHTIVFAAESSWAGKLAPFGFIEELVDLAEPPADADEQDAGAFWTDFITETAPEFRKPTIEQLGSFIQPTYQALIDGAKYCEPRLREIIATHRPVVLVEDNVVLFPALATSGAPFVRIVSCSPLEIRGPGVPPPFSGLPSADRSQWDAYRTEFERTHRAMWSDFNSWVQAQGAAALPDLEFMPRGGASNPAANLYVYPAEADYLEARPLDDSWVRMDSSVRETDEDYVIPPSLADRPDDSALIYLSLGSLGGADVELMQRLVDILGTTRHRFIVSKGPQADRITLTDNMIGAQMVPQTKIIPQVDLVISHGGNNTVTETLHFGKPLIVLPLFWDQYENAQRIDELGFGVRLNTYGFADAELTDAVERLLGDTALRARLAEQGDAIRARDGLRVGADVIEQVGAKYRASLD, from the coding sequence ATGGCCGCATCGCCGACACCCCTGACGATCATGTTCTGGCCCGAATCGGCGTACGGGCCGACGAACCAGTGCATCGGACTGGCCGCGATCCTTCGCGATCGCGGGCACACCATCGTGTTCGCCGCCGAGAGTTCGTGGGCAGGCAAGCTGGCCCCGTTCGGCTTCATCGAGGAACTCGTCGACCTGGCCGAACCGCCGGCGGATGCGGACGAGCAGGACGCGGGCGCATTCTGGACCGACTTCATCACCGAGACCGCGCCGGAGTTCCGCAAGCCAACCATCGAACAACTCGGGTCGTTCATCCAGCCGACGTATCAGGCGCTCATCGACGGCGCCAAATATTGCGAACCCCGCCTGCGCGAGATCATCGCCACGCACCGACCCGTTGTCCTCGTCGAGGACAACGTGGTGCTCTTCCCGGCGCTCGCAACTTCGGGTGCGCCGTTCGTGCGCATTGTGTCCTGCAGTCCGTTGGAGATCAGAGGGCCGGGCGTGCCGCCGCCGTTCTCGGGACTGCCCAGCGCCGATCGGTCGCAATGGGATGCCTACCGAACCGAATTCGAGCGCACCCACCGCGCGATGTGGAGCGACTTCAACTCGTGGGTGCAGGCACAGGGCGCCGCGGCGCTGCCCGATCTCGAGTTCATGCCCCGCGGTGGAGCATCGAATCCCGCCGCCAACCTCTACGTGTATCCGGCCGAGGCCGACTATCTCGAGGCGCGTCCGCTCGACGACAGCTGGGTGAGAATGGATTCCAGCGTGCGCGAGACCGACGAGGACTACGTCATCCCGCCATCGCTGGCCGACCGACCTGACGACAGTGCCCTGATCTACCTGTCGCTGGGGTCGCTCGGCGGCGCCGACGTCGAACTCATGCAGCGCCTGGTCGACATCCTCGGCACCACCCGGCACCGCTTCATCGTCAGCAAGGGCCCGCAGGCGGATCGGATCACCCTGACGGACAACATGATTGGCGCACAGATGGTGCCGCAGACGAAGATCATCCCGCAGGTCGACCTGGTGATCTCGCACGGCGGCAACAACACCGTGACGGAGACACTGCACTTCGGCAAGCCGTTGATCGTGCTGCCGTTGTTCTGGGACCAGTACGAGAACGCGCAGCGGATCGACGAACTCGGCTTCGGCGTGCGATTGAACACCTACGGGTTCGCCGACGCCGAATTGACCGACGCCGTCGAGCGGCTGCTGGGCGATACCGCGCTGCGCGCCCGGTTGGCCGAGCAGGGCGACGCGATCCGCGCCCGCGACGGCCTGCGTGTCGGCGCCGACGTCATCGAGCAGGTCGGTGCGAAGTACCGGGCGTCGCTTGACTGA